In Terriglobales bacterium, the genomic window CGTACAGAGTGGGAAGGCTTCTCGAGTGCCACACGCGCGGCTGCGGCGGGTGGGATCACCACCATTGTCGAGATGCCTCTCAATAGCATCCCCAGCACTACCTCCAGCGAGGCCTATGCCGCCAAACTTCGGGCCGCGGAAGAGAAGTGCTGGATCGACGTCGGTTTCTGGGGAGGAGTGATCCCCAAAAATGCAGACCAGATCCGGCCGCTCTGGGAAGAAGGGTGCTTCGGCTTTAAATGCTTTCTGGTTCCCTCGGGCGTCGAGGAATTTCCACATGTAGACGAGGCCAGTTTACGCTCGGCGATGCTGGAATTAGGACGGTGTGGCGCGGTGCTGATGGTGCACGCGGAGTTGCCCTCTGAACTGCAAGCGCCGGCTGGCGATGCGCGCCATTACCGAAACTATCTGCGCTCCCGGCCCAGGAACGCGGAAAATCGCGCCATCGATCTGCTGATCCGCCTGAGCAGGGAAACCGGATGCAAGGTGCACATCGTCCACTTGTCTTCCTGCGATGCGGTTCCGATGCTGCAAAATGCCCGTTCCGGCGGCCTGCCGATCACAGTGGAAACCTGCCCCCACTACCTCGTCTTCAACGCGGAAGAGATTCCAGATGGAGCGACGGAATTCAAATGCGCTCCTCCCATTCGTGAGGCGGCCAACCGCGACAGCCTGTGGGAAGCCCTGCGATCGGGCGCAATCGACATGGTAGTCTCGGATCATTCCCCCAGCCCGCCGACACTGAAGCGGCGGGAGGAGGGCGATTTCTTCGGCGCCTGGGGCGGGATCGCTTCTTTGCAGCTCACTCTTCCCGCAGTATGGAGCGAGTGCCGCCGCCGCGGATTCACTATTGAAAATCTGGCTTCATGGATGTGTGCAGCCCCCGCCAAACTGGCGGGGCTGGCAAACAAAAAGGGCGTCATTGGTTCCGGTCACGATGCTGACCTGGTTGTCTGGGACCCGGAGACGGAATTCGTGGTTGATCCGGGCGGGCTGTATCATCGCCACAAGCTTACGCCTTATGCGGGCATGCGCCTGGCGGGCGTGGTAAAAAGAACGTACTTGCGCGGCATGACGGTTGACCCAAACGGTCGGCCGCAGGGAAAAATGTTGCGCCGAGGTCGGCTGTGAAGCCTTTTAGCAAATTCATGGACCTCGCCTCCGAACGGGCGGGCGGCTGCGTAATTGCGGCCAGCGACGATTTCTTTGCTCTCAAGGAAAATCTCATCAAAGATGCTGACCCCGTTTTCATTCCCGGAAAGCACACCGATCGCGGGAAGTGGATGGACGGTTGGGAATCACGCCGCAGGCGGACTCCCGGCCACGACTGGGCTATCGTCCGGCTTGGCATCCCGGGAGTGATTCACGGTATCGTGGTCGACACTAGCCATTTCACGGGGAATTATCCCGAGTGCTGTTCTCTGGAAGGCTGCACTGCGGATGGCAATCCGGGGCGTGAAGATCTGCGGGACTGGCTCGAACTGCTGCCCAGCTCTCGCTTACATGGCGACAAGCAAAATCCGTTTCAGATCAGTTGCGCGCAACGCTTTACTCATCTCCGCCTGAACATTTTTCCGGATGGCGGAGTGGCCCGCTTGCGTGTGTATGGTGAAGCCCTTCCAGATTGGCAACGCTTGAGTGCGGAGATAGACCTGGTATCTGCGGAATGCGGTGGCACGGTTGTGGATTCAAGTGATCAGCACTATGGCCATCCACAGAACCTGATCATGCCTGGACGCGCCCTCGACATGAGTGACGGCTGGGAAACGCGCAGACGGCGCGGTCCC contains:
- the allB gene encoding allantoinase AllB; this translates as MAADRVVRSRRVVLPDGIRPASIHIQDGIIAEIGDHESTASDDFGNSVIMAGLVDTHVHINEPGRTEWEGFSSATRAAAAGGITTIVEMPLNSIPSTTSSEAYAAKLRAAEEKCWIDVGFWGGVIPKNADQIRPLWEEGCFGFKCFLVPSGVEEFPHVDEASLRSAMLELGRCGAVLMVHAELPSELQAPAGDARHYRNYLRSRPRNAENRAIDLLIRLSRETGCKVHIVHLSSCDAVPMLQNARSGGLPITVETCPHYLVFNAEEIPDGATEFKCAPPIREAANRDSLWEALRSGAIDMVVSDHSPSPPTLKRREEGDFFGAWGGIASLQLTLPAVWSECRRRGFTIENLASWMCAAPAKLAGLANKKGVIGSGHDADLVVWDPETEFVVDPGGLYHRHKLTPYAGMRLAGVVKRTYLRGMTVDPNGRPQGKMLRRGRL